A part of Helicobacter kayseriensis genomic DNA contains:
- the flgE gene encoding flagellar hook protein FlgE yields the protein MLRSLWSGVGGMQAHQVALDVESNNIANVNTVGFKYSRASFTDMLSQVSNAATSPLNTGLGGQNDKSIGLGVGIGATTKVFSQGSLQNTDVKSDLAIEGDGFFVVSSDKGVTQKFTRNGEFLFDANGNLVTTGGQVVQGWVRDSNLENLTDQTMFKVDNSGPAQGIQIDPSMVMPARSSSSISLRANLNSGRKIEQMESISVLDSAVRTKADGTNPIYDSKFKLQQNAEDMGVLFNSEGDAMALTEDQGIWVSYKNSQMLREIKDTSGVSTLGLNGALISFSNDSNASGISSLTAAKDAINAATKQTGVTAFIENGVLRLENKNELDGNENLKNIIITDSGTGVFANFANGDADITSFRYKYTTNNEPDFTTGQFKTTEQLRELMQHDANMVKNPDGPYKDSTSTVSVTVNQYGMFEILNKDDGNGQDDILNVLVTSYSSDNIASNVLFKDAMAALNTTALVEGGKPTTSERFTKAIHNASIDVFDSLGSKHNVRIEFYKSGPLEWKFRAIVPTPARLVGASEAYPNILEGGRVTFNGDGSLAGIYPPAIELEPQNGAKTPQRIDLAFGSNKSFDGLTSVDKISETYAIDQNGYQAGDLADIRFDNNGTLLGAFSNGRTLALAQVALANFANNAGLRAEGGNLFSQSSNSGAPTIGAPNTGKRGGISGSKLEMSNVDLSRSLTQLIVTQRGFQANSKTVTTSDQILNTLLALKQ from the coding sequence ATGTTGAGATCATTATGGTCAGGTGTGGGTGGAATGCAAGCTCATCAAGTCGCTTTAGATGTTGAGAGTAACAATATCGCCAATGTCAATACAGTGGGATTTAAATACTCTAGAGCATCCTTTACAGATATGCTCTCACAAGTCAGCAATGCTGCGACCTCCCCACTGAATACAGGTTTGGGCGGACAAAACGACAAATCTATAGGGCTAGGCGTTGGCATAGGCGCAACAACAAAGGTTTTTTCTCAAGGGAGTTTGCAAAACACAGATGTCAAATCTGATTTGGCTATTGAGGGAGATGGTTTCTTTGTCGTCAGCTCAGACAAAGGGGTGACTCAAAAATTTACAAGAAATGGGGAATTTCTTTTTGATGCAAATGGGAATCTTGTCACAACAGGCGGACAAGTTGTGCAAGGATGGGTGAGAGATAGCAATCTTGAAAACCTTACAGATCAAACAATGTTTAAAGTCGATAACTCAGGTCCTGCCCAAGGAATCCAAATTGATCCATCAATGGTTATGCCCGCACGCTCTTCTTCTTCAATCTCTTTGCGTGCCAATCTCAACTCTGGGCGAAAAATCGAACAAATGGAAAGCATTTCTGTCCTTGATTCTGCAGTCAGAACAAAAGCAGATGGAACAAATCCTATCTATGATTCCAAATTCAAACTCCAACAAAATGCAGAGGATATGGGCGTTCTTTTCAACTCTGAGGGAGATGCAATGGCTCTCACAGAAGATCAAGGGATCTGGGTGAGCTACAAAAACTCTCAAATGCTCCGAGAGATCAAAGACACTTCAGGAGTAAGCACTCTAGGGCTCAATGGTGCGCTAATTAGTTTTAGCAATGATTCTAATGCAAGCGGAATTAGCTCTCTAACTGCAGCAAAAGATGCGATCAATGCCGCTACCAAACAAACCGGCGTAACAGCATTTATCGAAAATGGTGTGCTTAGACTTGAAAACAAAAATGAACTTGATGGAAATGAAAATCTCAAAAACATCATTATCACCGATTCAGGGACAGGAGTGTTTGCAAACTTTGCCAATGGAGATGCTGATATCACTTCATTCCGCTACAAATACACTACAAACAATGAGCCTGATTTCACCACAGGACAATTTAAAACCACAGAACAACTCAGAGAACTAATGCAACATGATGCCAATATGGTCAAAAATCCTGATGGTCCATACAAAGATAGCACCTCAACAGTTTCAGTCACCGTCAATCAATATGGAATGTTTGAAATCCTCAATAAGGATGATGGAAATGGACAAGATGATATTTTGAATGTTTTGGTTACAAGCTACTCTTCTGACAATATCGCAAGCAATGTGCTTTTTAAAGATGCGATGGCGGCACTCAATACAACAGCTCTGGTCGAGGGTGGAAAACCTACAACAAGCGAGCGTTTTACAAAAGCTATCCACAATGCAAGCATTGATGTCTTTGATTCTTTAGGCTCTAAGCACAATGTCAGAATCGAATTTTACAAAAGCGGTCCTTTAGAATGGAAATTCCGTGCTATTGTTCCCACTCCAGCAAGACTTGTAGGGGCAAGCGAAGCTTATCCAAATATTTTGGAGGGCGGCAGAGTCACATTCAATGGAGATGGAAGCCTTGCGGGTATCTATCCCCCTGCAATCGAGCTTGAACCTCAAAATGGAGCCAAAACTCCTCAAAGAATCGATCTAGCCTTTGGATCAAATAAATCTTTTGATGGTCTTACAAGCGTGGATAAAATCTCTGAGACTTATGCTATCGATCAAAATGGATATCAAGCAGGAGATCTTGCAGATATTCGATTTGATAACAATGGGACACTTTTGGGAGCCTTTAGCAATGGGCGCACCCTTGCGCTTGCTCAAGTCGCACTTGCCAACTTTGCCAATAACGCAGGACTTCGTGCAGAAGGAGGAAACCTCTTTAGCCAAAGCTCAAACTCTGGAGCACCCACAATCGGAGCGCCCAACACAGGAAAGCGAGGGGGAATCTCTGGAAGCAAACTAGAAATGAGTAATGTGGATTTGAGCAGAAGCCTCACCCAGCTCATCGTCACTCAAAGAGGATTCCAAGCCAACTCCAAAACTGTCACAACCTCTGATCAAATCCTCAACACTCTCCTAGCACTCAAGCAATAA